Proteins from one Pithys albifrons albifrons isolate INPA30051 chromosome 2, PitAlb_v1, whole genome shotgun sequence genomic window:
- the ATP6V1C2 gene encoding V-type proton ATPase subunit C 2, producing the protein MSEFWLISAPGDKTNLQAWERMNTVTSKSNLSSNSKFHIPDLKVGTLDALVGLSDELGKLDSFAESIIKKIAQYIGEVMEDSKDKVQENLLANGVDLISYLTRFEWDMAKYPIKQPLKNISEALAKQVTQIETDLKARSAAYNNIKGNLQNLEKKTMGNLLTRTLADIVHKEDFVLDSEYLITLLVVVPKSSYVQWQKTYESLSDMVVPRSTKMIAEDAEGGLFTVTLFRKVMDEFKAKARENRFMVREFYYDEKELKCEKEELMKLASDKKQQYGPLLRWLKVNFSEAFVAWIHVKALRVFVESVLRYGLPVNFQAMLLQPNRKSIKRLRDVLNVVFKHLDEVAAASIMDPGMDIPGLQLSNQEYYPYVYFKIDLSLLDCS; encoded by the exons ATGTCAGAGTTCTGGCTAATTTCTGCCCCAGGAGATAAAACAAATCTGCAGGCATGGGAAAGAATGAACACAGTGACATCCAAATCCAACCTGTCCAGCAACAGCAAATTCCATATTCCAGACTTAAAG GTGGGGACACTGGATGCTCTTGTTGGTCTGTCAGATGAGTTGGGAAAACTTGATAGCTTTGCTGAAAG cataataaagaaaatagcCCAGTACATAGGAGAAGTTATGGAGGACTCAAAAGATAAAGTCCAAGAAAATCTTCTGGCCAATGGAG ttgACCTAATTAGCTACTTGACACGGTTTGAGTGGGACATGGCCAAATATCCCATAAAGCAGCCGCTGAAGAATATATCAGAAGCATTAGCAAAG CAAGTGACTCAGATAGAAACAGACCTAAAGGCCCGATCAGCTGCCTACAACAACATTAAAGGAAATTTGCaaaacctggagaaaaaaaccat GGGCAATCTGCTGACCCGGACCCTGGCAGACATTGTGCATAAAGAAGACTTTGTTCTGGATTCCGAGTATCTTATCACGCTGCTCGTCGTGGTGCCAAA GTCAAGCTACGTACAGTGGCAGAAGACCTATGAATCCCTCTCAGATATGGTAGTGCCTCGCTCCACCAA AATGATTGCTGAGGATGCAGAGGGAGGACTCTTCACTGTGACCCTATTTAGAAAAGTGATGGATGAATTCAAGGCTAAAGCAAGGGAGAACAG GTTCATGGTTCGAGAATTTTATTATGATGAGAAGGAACTGAAATGTGAAAAGGAAGAACTGATGAAATTAGCTTCTGATAAGAAACAACAATAT GGCCCATTACTGCGCTGGCTGAAAGTGAACTTCAGTGAAGCATTTGTGGCTTGGATTCACGTGAAGGCCTTGAGAGTTTTTGTTGAATCTGTCCTGAG GTATGGCCTCCCAGTGAATTTCCAAGCAATGCTGCTGCAGCCAAATAGGAAGTCTATAAAACGCCTGAGAGATGTCCTAAATGTGGTCTTCAAACACCTGGATGAAGTTGCAGCAGCAAGTATAATGGAT ccTGGCATGGACATCCCCGGCTTACAACTGAGTAATCAAGAATACTACCCTTATGTCTATTTCAAGATTGACCTCAGTCTTCTTGACTGCAGTTGA